From a single Carassius auratus strain Wakin chromosome 38, ASM336829v1, whole genome shotgun sequence genomic region:
- the mfsd2aa gene encoding sodium-dependent lysophosphatidylcholine symporter 1-A — protein sequence MARGEGAEQFSSGLLHTAKTVNDDGIKIVKVSPQQERKRALTVWSKVCFAIGGAPYQITATALGFFLQIFLLDVALLDPLNASVILFMGRAWDAVTDPAVGFLISRSPWTRHGRMMPWILLSTIPAVLCYFLIWVVPPIEQGKMMWYLLFYCLFQTLQTCFHVPYSALTMFISNKQQERDSATAYRMTVELLGTVVGTAIQGQIVGMANTPCINNTSPTNSSNNSQIFLDNKAFNERDAYMIASAVISLIYVLCAVVLFFGVREQDNRGGLKAQKPLSFQTGLRLVMGHRPYVKLVLAFLFTSLAFMLLEGNFAVFIKYTLGFREDFQNILLVIMLSATLTIPMWQWFLCRFGKKTAVYIGIPWVVPFMILVVCVKSSLLVSYIVSIAAGASVAAAFLLPWSMLPDVVDDFKVQNPTSQGHEAIFYSFYVFFTKFASGVSLGVSTLALSFAGYVTDVCVQSDSVNLTLKMLVSAAPISLIALGLLIFKMYPINEERRQYNKKQLQLLLRNEEQESEMEALKPDITA from the exons ATGGCAAGAGGAGAGGGAGCCGAACAGTTCTCATCCGGTTTGTTGCATACAGCCAAAACTGTGAATGATGATGGAATCAAAATCGTTAAG GTCTCCCCACAGCAGGAGAGGAAAAGAGCTCTGACTGTGTGGAGCAAGGTGTGTTTTGCAATCGGAGGGGCTCCGTATCAGATCACAGCCACTGCCCTGGGCTTCTTTCTGCAAATCTTCTTGCTTGATGTGGCACTG ttggaTCCTCTCAATGCTTCTGTGATCCTGTTTATGGGTCGGGCCTGGGATGCTGTGACTGATCCTGCAGTTGGGTTTTTAATAAGCAGAAGTCCATGGACACGGCATGGTCGTATGATGCCCTG GATTCTGCTGTCCACCATACCAGCTGTGTTGTGTTATTTCCTGATATGGGTAGTTCCACCTATAGAGCAGGGAAAGATGATGTGGTATCTGCTCTTCTACTGTCTCTTCCAGACTCTCCAGACA tgcttTCATGTGCCTTACTCCGCTCTGACCATGTTCATCAGCAATAAACAGCAGGAACGAGATTCAGCCACAGCATACC gcatgACTGTGGAGTTATTGGGTACAGTAGTTGGCACTGCCATTCAGGGGCAGATTGTAGGCATGGCCAACACCCCCTGCATTAACAACACATCCCCGACCAACAGCTCCAATAACTCTCAAATCTTTCTGGATAACAAAGCTTTTAATGAG AGGGATGCGTATATGATTGCATCTGCAGTCATAAGTTTAATCTATGTCCTGTGTGCTGTGGTGCTGTTTTTTGGAGTGAGAGAGCAGGACA ATCGGGGTGGTTTAAAAGCACAGAAACCTCTGTCATTTCAGACCGGTTTACGGCTGGTGATGGGTCATCGGCCGTATGTTAAACTGGTGCTGGCCTTCCTCTTCACTTCTCTGGCCTTCATG CTGCTGGAGGGAAACTTTGCTGTGTTCATCAAGTACACACTGGGATTCAGAGAGGATTTTCAGAACATCTTACTGGTCATCATG CTGTCTGCCACTCTTACTATTCCTATGTGGCAGTGGTTCCTCTGCCGGTTTGGCAAAAAGACTGCTGTGTACATTGGAATACCA tgggTGGTGCCCTTCATGATCCTGGTGGTGTGTGTAAAGAGTAGTCTCTTGGTGTCCTACATCGTATCAATCGCAGCTGGTGCCAGTGTGGCAGCGGCCTTCCTCCTGCCCTG GTCCATGCTTCCAGATGTTGTAGATGATTTTAAAGTCCAGAATCCCACCTCTCAAGGCCATGAAGCTATTTTCTACTCTTTCTATGTTTTTTTCACTAAATTCGCCTCTGGTGTGTCGCTTGGAGTATCAACACTAGCATTAAG CTTTGCAGGTTATGTGACGGATGTTTGTGTTCAGTCTGATTCTGTGAATCTGACATTGAAGATGCTGGTTTCAGCTGCTCCTATATCACTTATAGCACTGGGGCTTCTCATCTTTAAAATGTATCCAATCAATGAAGAACGCCGGCAGTACAACAAGAAACAGCTGCAGCTGCTACTGCG GAACGAAGAACAAGAGTCTGAGATGGAGGCCTTGAAGCCTGACATCACAGCATGA